The genomic segment CCTATGTGGATGTACACTGTTGTAAATACATATTTCTTAATACTTTGGTTTCAGTTATCATAAGGAATGATAGTTTTGTGCCACttcatttaaaataaaaataatgatctaaCATAAATCTAGACTAGAGCTATCAGTAATGTCACACAATAGTACTTTAGAAGTATCTTCAAATAAGCTGTTATATGGTTTGGCTATGGTAAGCTGACAAAGGCTTCTATGATACTAAAATCAAATACatactttttaaaattaaatataataaaatcaaaattggATTTAAAAACATACATGTAATCTAAATCAAATAACTTTTGCTTCATTGTCAGCTATCAGTTGCTTATGACTCTATAATCTGACTGTCATAGGTCTGTCTGTTGGTATATTTCCTTGAGATGTTTCTGTCAtgcttttatattattttttaaagaaatttcAGTAATGGAGGTATGTGCTATGCCGTTACAACAGATGATTCTCAAATGGCTGTTTGGTAATTGTATCAATGTCAAGACTATCTCATTATCAAACTGCTTAGCACAAAGAGGTGGGGCTTAAAGAACATTCCCCAAGTAAACAAAGCCTTATATGCTTTATCTAAGCACTTTTATCTGGATTTTTAAAAGATGAAACACTACAATGTTGATGAAATGACAGAAAATTCCACTATACAAGAAAATTGTTTTGTTACATGTAATATATTTGAAAACCAAATTGTGAAATTTAACATTTCCCTGTACTTTTAcattcttctttttacttattgATCGGTCAGCTTTATAACAATATTTATTCACTGTAAAAATCAGATTTTATAACCAATATAATCTGatctaatcttttatttttatgagtGCTAAATCAAACCAAGATTATATAAACGGTTCTTAACCAGGGGTCAATGGATGGGTCTCACAGTGTCCATATAGATCAGATAAAAGTTAACACTTATactggtgtgtttttgtttacattgtttACTTTCAAGTTTACTAATAGTTggtgtatatcatatatggatTAGAATCAAATCTTTATTAAATTAAATACTCTATACACATTCCATGCAAAGTAGTACTTATATGAATATTTCTGGGGAAGAGTGTTTGTGGCTTTCATTAGATTCTTAAAGGAGTCCATGACTctaaaaaggttaagaaccactgtGTTAGGATATCTAGAGTATGAGAAATATCCAGAAGAAATTTTTCTTTCAATGAGCACTACTCATGTTACATAATACAGCATTCTCCTGTCTTCATACATACTTCTGCAAGTCTGAGAATGGCTCCTGTGTATGGGGTGTTTTCTGAGCAACGACAATCCCTCTTAAGCTGGTGTTTGCTTGACGGAACTTGACAATACGCCTCTTGAAGCTCCCACCTGCACAAGAATTTTAGCTGTTATTGAGTTGgcaaaggcagatagatagaaaatgaacATTAATGGATACATATCGTTATCAAGAGATTAATGATTTAGCTGACTTATCTCAGTACAACCTCAAGTAATACtggagtacatttttttttaaagcatatatacatttttccattaaaaaatgaatttacactagagtgaaaaaaaaagtatataatagtattttctattattcttattatacatTCTATTACATTCATATTAAATTAATATGAGACAGTCTGATGGAATAAATACCACTCAACAAGTCTGCTTCACTGACAAAAATGATGGCAGCGTCTGCAGAAGGATGGAAGTCAACCACACCCAAGCCTAGAACACAAATATTCATGTAAAGTATGCATGCTTTTTGATATCTCAtagttaagatatatatatatgtaatgaatcaTGATTTACAAAAGAAGAATGACCATGATCTTTCCAATACGTCTGTAATTCAAATAATTAAGCTGTCATACATATGATATGAACTAGTTGACACTTTAAACTGCACAAGCTTAAATAACTCAAGAttactataataagaaaaaaaggcagattCTCACCATCAGAATATAAAACTTTTGTTTCCTTTGAGATGAGTGTTACCAGCTGTGTTCCTTGCCAAGCACTTGAACTGAGTAAATGCCCAGGAGGGATGGTCAGGTTGGTCTGGACTTGCGTTGACTGTGACAATGCACTCATCATGCCTGGAAAAAGTAGTCTTGTAGAAGTGaaattcatcaatatcattgaaaACCCAATTATATGTTCATAGTCTTTTACATTAAGGAAAGTAAAACTTAGATTTATACTTTGCTCCTAAACCACAATTTACAAAATATGCCATTTTACAAAAGGCAATTCAGTTAACCACTGCCAAGACACATCTGATTACTGTAaaacacaaatgaataataataagctaAAGCTTTGTATTGAATTGTTTCAATATCGCAAATGTAATAAATGCATAGCATTCTACAGCCATTTGATTATCAAAGTGTGTAACTATGGTAACTGTAACTTGAACAAGACACATTGGAAACCTACAAATTGGAAAATGCAAGTATTACCTATTCGCCACAgactaaaaataaatatttagaaaaaGATGTGTATATTCCCTTAAATATTTTGAGACGTTCCTCTGCTGACTGCTTTCTCTGTATTTCCCTATGCTCGGTATTATAAATTTGTCTCTTTATACATCTTATAAATAAACGTCTTAAAACACGACTAAGCAGTCTTTGGATCACATTTGTCTCGTCATTTCATTCCTCCAACTCTGCCACTCGAAATGCATATTTCCCTGTAAGACTTGTCATAAGGTTTAGACTTGTCTATATCTCCTATATGACTTCAAAATTGATGCGTCTTCGGTGAAGCCAACCAAACTCACGTTATGTTTGTCCGAAATGCTGATTGGATAATGGTACCAGTGTCAGCCGTAAGAGGTAATCTGGAAAACCTGTCATACAGCCTCACTTCTCACAGACCCACGTGAGGACATAAACAAACCATCGAAAGTGCGAACAACTTTTTTCGTCAGTGGTTAAAATCATTTtgaaaattatacatacacacacatacatgcatttatacatacacatatataagtaatgtatatatatgtatttatatatatatatatatatatatatatatatatatatatatatatatatatatatatatatattatatgaataaataaataaataaaaaaaaatatatatataaacatacacacttacataaataaataaatatatatatatatatatatatatatatatatatatatatatatatatatatatatatatatatatatatatatatatatagacacacacacacacacacacacacacacacacacacacacacacacacacacacacacacacacacacacacacacacacacacacacacacacacacacacacacacgttgacaTTAAAAAATTCGGTCATCGATACTtcagttccttcagatttccggccaGGGCTGgcagcttttccgtagcagcatttctgccgttttctaaacattaggtgacaaagaaaacaaatgtaGATAATAAAATTTACACTATCAAAAACTTGAATATCAGATTACAGTAAaagtgcgtatacacacacacacacatacatacatacatacatacatatacatatatatatatacatatatatatatatatatatatatatatatatatatatatatatttatatgtatgtatatatatattgtgtgtgtatgttcatacacttatatacgtacacacacacacacacacacacacacacacacacacacacacacacacatatatgtatgtgtgtatgtatatgtgtatacacatgtatat from the Penaeus vannamei isolate JL-2024 chromosome 1, ASM4276789v1, whole genome shotgun sequence genome contains:
- the LOC113829359 gene encoding Fanconi anemia core complex-associated protein 24, with protein sequence MMSALSQSTQVQTNLTIPPGHLLSSSAWQGTQLVTLISKETKVLYSDGLGVVDFHPSADAAIIFVSEADLLSGGSFKRRIVKFRQANTSLRGIVVAQKTPHTQEPFSDLQKFVCMELDLAIVPVKTISEAAQLLAQMVRCEAKVNINPFCMKPKTVNSADAGILATATAVPGLGEKRARQLLEHFGSLHKIANATQENLASVVGNSTASSVYDFFHGIHL